Below is a genomic region from Oceaniferula flava.
CTCGCGACGTTCAATTTCGTCATTATCGCGGCGGAACAGACGTCCGAGTCCAGGGATGCTACTGAGGATTGGCACGCCGGTGCGGGTGTTGGTTTCCGTCTCGGTCACCAAACCTCCGAGCACGACCGTGGAATTGTTTCTCACCGTCACGGTGGTCGCGATCGATTCGGTCACGATGGTTGGGATCTCATTTTCATCAATTACTTGCACCCCTTGGGTATCTTCGTTGAGTAGAGAAATACGTAGGGTCACCTCGTCATCGGAGTTGATCAGTGGCACCACTTCGAAGCGCAACAGCACGTCGCGATATTCGATGTTAGTGCTCTGGGTAGTGCCGGTGGTGGCACCACTGGTGAAGGTATTGGTCGGCACGGCGATGCGGCGACCCGAGGAAATAATCGCTCTGCGGTTATTGGAGGTGTAAACGGTTGGTCGAGACAGCACCTTGAAGTCCGAGCGGGTTTCCAGGGCTCTGATCACGCCGGTGAGGTTCTTCACACTGCCGTAAATGTTCAGGCCGTTGGCGCTGGCGGTATTCAGCCCGGAGATCGAGGTCAGTGAATCGAGACCAAAGAGGTCGCCAATACCACTGTCCGAGTTCCCGGCAATGCCGTCGCCGGTGCCGTCGCCATTGGCCACACCGCCAAAGCTAACACCCACATCCTTGCCTGTGCCGAGGCTAACTTGGCCAAAGACGGTGGAGATCATCACCTGTTGTGGACGACCATCGAGTTTATCGATCAATTCTGAAACGATGCGGATACTTTCCGGCGGACCTTGCACCAGAATGCTGTTGGCCAAGTTATCAGCCACTAAGAGAGTCTTGCCGACAACACGTGATTCTGGCACGTCGCTGACGTCGAACTCTTCCACGGAATCCGTGCTGGTGCCGGAGCCAGTCTGGCCGCCGGTGTTACCCGTTTGCGTCTGACGGTTGTTGGCTTGCTGACCACCGCCTGCACCACCTTGTTGGGCAGAGCCACCACCGATCGCACCACCCACCGAGGCGAGCGCATTTTCGGCAACGTCGAGGAAGTCACGAGCCAGCATGAAGCGCAGACGGCGTTTGATGAAGTTGTTCCGGTTAGGTGGAGCATCGAAGGCACGAGCCAAGCTTTCAACGAACACGATATCGACCGGACGGCCCATGATGAAAATCTTATTGAGTCGGGCATTTGCCACGATCTGCACGGGGATGTCTTCACCGGCGGCGGTGGCACCAGACGATGCGGCACCGGTGTTTGCGGCAGCAGCGTTGTTGGTATTGCGGCTTGGCGTCGGCGGAGTCTGGGCATTGCCCCGGTTTCCGGTAGTCACACCCGCAGTGGTTTTCCGCTGCTGCTGGGAGTTCATGATCTCATTGAGCGATGCGGCGACCTCTTCGGCGTCGGCATACTCCATGTTCACCCAAGTGGTGCTAACGTTACCGGCGGCCACATCAATGTATTGCTTCTGATTGATCAACTTGCGGATGAACGATGACTTACCGGTGACGATCACCGCGGATGCATTCGGCACGGGGGCGATTTTAGCGCCTGGCCCCAGACCGTGAATGCTCTGGGTGAATGTTCTCACAGCCTCCTCCGGCTTGATGAAATTGAGCTTCATGAAATACGAAACGTAGGCATCACCTTGAGGGATTTCCGCAGGATCATCGATCATGATTTCGGTGTCCTCAGGTGCGTTCGGGCCGGTGCCTTGCGCTTTAGGCAAGAGCTTCACCTCGTTGACGCCACTGGGCACAAAGGCGAATCCTTCCATGTTCAACACCTTGTCTAACAACTCGGCTGCCTCCTTATTGGTCAGCGGTCCACGCTGGTAGAAGCGGATTTCCAGATTCTGGGTGGCGGAGCTGAGCAGCACGCGCTTACCGGTGTATTTGGTATATTCATCGGCCACGTCCTGATCATCCCAGTTGCTACCATCAATCACGCCACCGGCAGCGACGGCAAGATCATTGGGGTTGACCTTTTTGTTGAACCCGAGGGCTTGCACGTTCTTGTTAGCAGCGGGAGCGGCGGCACCCGGAGCAGATCGACGGGCTGGAATCGGTGGTGTGGCCGCAGGTGTGGCCGTAGGGGCAGGAGCGCCTCCTCTTCTTGGTGCTGCTGGGGCATCTGGTTGTGCGGGTGCTTGGGCCAGGACCAAAGCACTCGTCGATAGAGTCATGACAGCTGATAAGAGAAATTTCATAATGATAGGAATGATTGGGACGGTGTGACCGGTGGTGTAGAAAGGATGAGTGTAGGATGGCGTGCGATTTAGCGACCTCGATTACGAGGCACGGAGCGAACGCGGGGTTTGTTATTGGAGCTGCTATTTGAACTGGAGCGGCCGGAAACAGGTGGCTGCGCGGTGCCAGATTTACCCGCAGTGCTCGTCTTGGATTTAGAAGTTTTTGCCACTGTGGCAGGACGCACTTTGATCAGGTTTTGGTCATAGGTGATCCATGCTGTCTGGCTACCTTTGCGGATCTGCACCCGTGAGTTCTCGTTATTGGCTACGTCCTGTTCCACCTTCTCAATCTTCCAATCGGCATTTTTGAAACCGGGGATGAGGCGCACGCGATTTTTGCGATCCTTTTTATTGATCAAGGTGACGGAATAGCCGTTGCTGCCAGGCCGAATGCTGCCCAGCATCCAATCGCGCTCCAGGGGCGACTCAGTTTTGGTGGCCTCAATGGTAGGTTTGATGGTAAAAGGAGAGTTCGTCCACAACTTGGAGTAGCGCATCAAACTCGGCTTTTTCGGTGGATCCGCAGACACCGAAGTCACCGTGACAAGGACGATGGCGATCAGCGCCCGGGAGATATGGATGGGGGGAAAACGCATAGAGAAAAAAGTTAGATAATGGCAATTAACGACGGGAGTCTATCGAAATAATAACGGGGCTGGCAGGAAAATTTGTGTAATACAGGCTTTAATTCTGAGTGACATCATTACCTAGCCCATCGTCCGTAGCGGGAGCAAACCACTGGGTCACCTCCAACTCACAATCGACTCTTGTGGCATCGTCCCGTTGGGGAGAAATACGCAACATCGTGACGGATCGGCTTTTGTCCGGGTTCTGCAGTTCGGTCAGCCAGCGCAACAGCTCGGCATCGCGGGCGTTCACCAATACGCGGACTTGGGCGATGCGATAAGCACCGGTCGGTTCAAGTTCCTCGCGCACCGGAACGGGTGGCTTTTTCAGTGTCAGATTGTTGCGTTGAGCGGTCTGCTGCACATAAGTAACCAGATCAGCACGCACAGAGGCATGGGTGCCTGGCTGCGGAGCATGATCAAGAAGCCAGTCGATCTCGTTCTGGCGTTCACCAGCTTCGTCAAGTTGCTTGTTTTTCAGTGCCAGTTCTTTTTCGCCCTTCATCAGCTCCATTTGCTTCTTCTGCCTCGCTGTGGTGAAGGAGGTGAATAGGAAAACGTTGACGATGAGGAAGGCCGCACCGAAGAGGATGAAAATTAGTTTTTTCTCGCGATCATTCATTGTTCCATCTCACTTCCTTCTAAAATCCCCTCGAAGGTGAACTTCCAGCGGTTGGTTTTGGCATCGGCACCGATGTTTGGTGCTTTCCAGTCGTATTCGCCCAGACTGCGTTTCAGTTTTTCGCCAAAGGCACTGGCTTGTTTGATTTCTGTTGATTCCCCGCTGATATAAACACGCTCGGGAGTGGCTTCGAAGACCTTGAAGCGAAGGTCCTTGATTTGATTCGGTGGAATGAGTTCAGAGCTACGCATGAGCGCATTGAGTGGCCAGTGCCGATCGTCCACCATCGCGGAAAGATCTTCCCAATCTTGGTAGAACAGACCGATATCGCCATGCATCAGGTTGATTTGGGCGAGTTCTTTTTGCTGTGCTTTCAGCTGCTTATTGAGATCAATGTATTGCAGTGCGAAGTAGCCAACCAAGCCGAGGTAGACCAGCGCCACGGCGCCGATGATTAGGTTGCGTTTTTGCCGTTCTGCCTGCAGTCGCTGTTCAGCACGCACATCGGCGGGCACTAGCTGGCTGATTTTTTCCGGCAGAAGCGGTTGTGGTTTCGGCTCGGAAGAGATTTCCGCGCCCAGCGCCTTACCCAGATCGCGAACCGCTTGATCCGATGGGTCGGCCGGACTGCCGGTGGTCCACACGGTAGCGTGATCGGTATGCAGTGTGACACCCTGCAAGCTTAATTGTGAAAGAGCCAAACGGATATCGCGGACCGCATCATTACCGAGTTGACTACCGGCCAGCGACTGAAAATAGGTGAGGTGCCCATTTGAAGAAATGGCAAAGACCCATCGGCCCAACTCGCGCCACAGGGTGACCCCATTGGCAGGCAGTGGGAAAAATCGGGGTGAGAGATCGAACAAGCCGGGTGCGCTTGGTGGCATGGTCCCCTCCTCCGGTGCGGCTAGCACCACATTGAGCAGGGTCGTTTGCCCCTCTTCCTGGCCTGCGTTAAAGACATCGGTGAGTCGGCCAGCCTCGACATCCGGGCGCACGCCGATTTTTTCCAAATGCATAGCAGCGAGGTCCTCGAACATGGCCTCGTCCTCGGTCTGCACCTTGAAGGGCACGGCCAAGGCCTGGCGCACAGGGAATGCCATGATCAATCGACCTTTGGGGATGTTTTCCAGCTCCGCCGCTTCCGCCGGTCCATCCGCCAGCGTCTGCCGGAAACCTTGCTCGCGCGTGCCTTGCCAGATTTCCCAGCCATCAGGCCCGGGTATCAGAAGTGTGTTATCAGTTTTTTTGCTCAAGGGAAAGTAATGTCGTTGGTTGGTCTTTGCTTCGCAAGCCCCGCGTCCGTTAAACAACGCTTCCGGGCTAAAGTTTTATTTATCTACGGTAATATTTCTTCTTTTCTCTCCAAGATGGCTGGCTGGGCAGTCCGACTGCGGATAATCAGGGTGATTCGCCGCTTAACGGTGCCTGCACGACCGTCGCTCACGATGCGTGTCGTGGTATCGCTCACGGTAACTCTCGGGTTCACCGTTTGTTGCTGGAACTCGGATACACCGAGCATGACCAGGGCCTCATCGAGAGTTTGAAATTTCTGATCGTCCTCGGTGTCGCGCTCGAGATCGGGACCGAGGATGTGATCGACAAAATCCTCCGCATCATCAATGGAAACTTCCACCGCCGAGGAAATCAACTCCGCCGGGGCTTCATTCAGATCAAGTTTGCCATTGCTCCAAATGGTGAACCAGTTCCGCCAGTTCGGCTGCAATGACTCCAGCTGGTCCATTCCCTTCACCAGACGCATTTCATCGAGATTGTAAAAGGGGCGGTTAAAAGGGTGATTGGGGCGGCCCTGGTCTTCATACCAGTCGACTTCGGCGCCATTCAGCTCGGCCAGGTCCCCCTCGTCAATCCAGTCGGTCAAGTTATCAATCAATGCCTGCGCATCCTGTAAGTCCATTCCCCAATCAGTGAAGATGTCCGTCAGCAGCTGCTTGTCCTGTCGCATCAACAGCACATTGATATTAAAACGAGCAGCCTCAGAGGTAATCCGGGCCGAAAAGGATATATCCTGTTCTTCATCATACCAGTCGAGGATGGGATCCCCTTTTTCCACCGCTGGGTTGACTGCCACCGCAATCCCCCGCTCGGCCACCTGCAGCGCCTCGAAGCCATTCAGCTGAGATGCCGCCACATCTGAATCGTAATACACCACACGCACGGCGGCAAAAACAGCCAAGGCTAATACCGCCATGATCCAGAACACCGCCACCAAGGCGCTCCCGCTCGAGCAACGAGTGGGACGTGTGTGATTCTGTGGGGTGTGGATATCCATGATAAAAATTTGAGTTTGGAATCAGGCTGCTTAATTTCCGCGGTCACCACGGCCGCCGCCTTCACCGCGGCCGCCTCCCTCACCTCGTCCGCCACCTTCGCCACGGCCGCCTCCGCCGCCGCCACCAGTGTCGCCGCCACCCACATCGATGCCGTTGGAAAGGTCAGGACCGGCAGGGTTCTGCTGGATAATTTGGCGCATGATCACTTCAGGATTTTCCTTCGGAACCACCCAGAATGTTTGCTGCACGATGTCGGATGTGGGTGTGAATCGACAGTAAAACTTCACTTGCAGTGGCTGCTGACCACTGTTGTCCCAGAAAGTATCGGCCTCCATCGTGCTGCCGTCGACCACCTCGCAATCACACATCCACATGTCTTCAATCAAGGTGATTTCAGCAAAGGGTTCGGCGTCGTCATCGCCTGTGGACGTGCTGTCCTCGAGGATTTTGACATCGTAAAAACGAAGCACGACATCGATGAAACCATCGCGCTGCTCAACGGTCGACAGCTCGATCGCCTCAGCGGTCATCGGCACGTCGCCCCAGTTGAATGACATCGGCACATTTTGAAAGGTCAGGGTGAACAAGGTCCGGTCCCTCGCCTCGTAGCTTTCCAAATTGATCACCGCATTGCCTGGAATTTGTTCGAAGTGGTTCTTCAACAAATTGAAAAAGGCATTTTGCTCCATCATCTCATTCTGTGTCTCCACCACCGATTGACTGAGCTTCATCGACGACTGGGCCACGCGGAAAATCATGCCCACAAGCATCCCCATCAGCCCGAGCGCAATCACGATTTCCAGCAAAGTGAAACCACCACGCTGCAAGCGCTTGCTCGTCGCATTCTGTCGTCTAACAATCATCATTGCATATACAAATTTGCATACCGCCAGGTCTCGGCGGTTTGCTGCTGCCACTCCCCGTCGGCAAACCAGTAAAAGGTCACCCGGATGCGATACATATCTTGGAGGAGCTGACCGTCCTCGTTTTCCATCTCCATCAGCTCGATCACCGTTTCGATGTCACCGCGTAAAAAGGGCAACTGCTCAGCGCCGTCACCGGTGATGTCCATGAGGTCCACTGTGGTTTCCCCCTCTTCCAAAGTGGGATTACTCAGCGCGTCGATCATGGCACTCTTCAGCACCCGTTGAATCCGCATTTCATCCTGAATGCTGCTGGCCGTTCGGCTTGTCATGCTGAGAGCCTTGACCAGCGAAACGGAAACCGCCGCGAACAATCCCATCGCGATCACAATCTCGAGTAGCACATAGCCACTGCGACATGCGGATCTCCCCAAAGGGGGCAACGAGACTGAACCACGCACCTTCATTCTTTTTCAATGCTCATTTCCTCATCGCGCACTCCTGCGGTGAGTGGGTTCAACTCCTGCATCAGCCAACTTTTTCCGACCGTGCAACGAACGCTGATCGGCTCGACCAAACCGACCGGATCAAGAGTCAGCACCACGGTGCGATCTCCCTGAATTTCCACCCATTCGTCAGACATCCATCGCTTGATCTCAAGCTTGACGTTTTCATCGGTTTCTTCGCTGGCGACCACATCTTCAAATTCTTCGCGTGGACTCTCGTCATCGATGCTATCTTCAAAATAGACCTCGTCGCTCTGGCTGTGGAGCGGCTTGAATGAGACACTTTCCTCGCTGATTGTCAGCTGGTAAGGTCGCTGTTGCCGGACCGCAATGTTGCGCGCTCTTTTGGCCATGATCTCGATATCGCTGGCCGAGCGCCGAAGCTGTTCTTCGGTCTCGACCGTGGTGACACTTAAGGTCAGCCACGTCACCAGCACGGCAATCATGCCAAGCACAAACACCATTTCCAAAAGGGTGAAGCCACCTGCGTGACTCCCCCTCGAATGTCCACGGAACCGGATCATTCCTGGTTGGACAGGTCGTCTTCAGTTCCCTCGAGACCGTCTTTGCCCACGCTGATCAGCTCAGGACGTGAACGATCTTTGCTGCCTGGGAACTTGTAGATATACTCGTTGTTCCATGGGTCACTGGGAACCTCGTCCATGATCTGGATCCAACGTCTCGGACGTGGTGCATTGGTTGGTTTTTCCACCAAGGCATTCAGCCCTTGCTGCTCGGAAGGATAATGACCGGCGTTGGTCTTATACGATTGCAGGGCATTTTCGATGGAGGAAAAATCGCCCCCCACCACAGTCACCGCACCACTGTCGGAAATACGTTTCATGGTGAAAATAGCGCCGCCCATGATCATGGCGATGATGCCCAGCACGATCACCATTTCCAGCAGGGTAAATCCTGAAGGAAGGAGGCGTTGTGGAGAGTTGGATTGGATACGTTGTGTCGTCGTTTTCATAGTTGGTGGTAAAAATTATCTCAAATGCGGGAACCCTGATGTTCGGGTGGCGCAAATCTAACCTTATTCCCTACTAGATTAAACGCCGATTCTTGGAAAAGTTGTCTGATTTTTTCGTCTAATTTGCCCTAGCTCTCACGATCCATGCCTCAGAACCCACAGAGCGCTGACCGTGAGTCGGTTAATCGACCTGATTAGTAAGCAACCGCCCCTACGATCGGCTTTTTTCCGCTTAATTTGGTTCTGAAAACATCCATTCCTCCATCGTTGGCAATCACCGCACCGGCACCCAGCACGGGCGATCGCGAGCTGACACGGTAACCGCGAAGCTCTTTCAAGGTCGTCAGGTCAATATCCGAGCCCGCCCTGCCAGGATTTCGA
It encodes:
- the gspG gene encoding type II secretion system major pseudopilin GspG → MKTTTQRIQSNSPQRLLPSGFTLLEMVIVLGIIAMIMGGAIFTMKRISDSGAVTVVGGDFSSIENALQSYKTNAGHYPSEQQGLNALVEKPTNAPRPRRWIQIMDEVPSDPWNNEYIYKFPGSKDRSRPELISVGKDGLEGTEDDLSNQE
- a CDS encoding PulJ/GspJ family protein — protein: MMIVRRQNATSKRLQRGGFTLLEIVIALGLMGMLVGMIFRVAQSSMKLSQSVVETQNEMMEQNAFFNLLKNHFEQIPGNAVINLESYEARDRTLFTLTFQNVPMSFNWGDVPMTAEAIELSTVEQRDGFIDVVLRFYDVKILEDSTSTGDDDAEPFAEITLIEDMWMCDCEVVDGSTMEADTFWDNSGQQPLQVKFYCRFTPTSDIVQQTFWVVPKENPEVIMRQIIQQNPAGPDLSNGIDVGGGDTGGGGGGGRGEGGGRGEGGGRGEGGGRGDRGN
- a CDS encoding secretin N-terminal domain-containing protein encodes the protein MKFLLSAVMTLSTSALVLAQAPAQPDAPAAPRRGGAPAPTATPAATPPIPARRSAPGAAAPAANKNVQALGFNKKVNPNDLAVAAGGVIDGSNWDDQDVADEYTKYTGKRVLLSSATQNLEIRFYQRGPLTNKEAAELLDKVLNMEGFAFVPSGVNEVKLLPKAQGTGPNAPEDTEIMIDDPAEIPQGDAYVSYFMKLNFIKPEEAVRTFTQSIHGLGPGAKIAPVPNASAVIVTGKSSFIRKLINQKQYIDVAAGNVSTTWVNMEYADAEEVAASLNEIMNSQQQRKTTAGVTTGNRGNAQTPPTPSRNTNNAAAANTGAASSGATAAGEDIPVQIVANARLNKIFIMGRPVDIVFVESLARAFDAPPNRNNFIKRRLRFMLARDFLDVAENALASVGGAIGGGSAQQGGAGGGQQANNRQTQTGNTGGQTGSGTSTDSVEEFDVSDVPESRVVGKTLLVADNLANSILVQGPPESIRIVSELIDKLDGRPQQVMISTVFGQVSLGTGKDVGVSFGGVANGDGTGDGIAGNSDSGIGDLFGLDSLTSISGLNTASANGLNIYGSVKNLTGVIRALETRSDFKVLSRPTVYTSNNRRAIISSGRRIAVPTNTFTSGATTGTTQSTNIEYRDVLLRFEVVPLINSDDEVTLRISLLNEDTQGVQVIDENEIPTIVTESIATTVTVRNNSTVVLGGLVTETETNTRTGVPILSSIPGLGRLFRRDNDEIERRELLIFIQPKIINGEASQQDAQHDMEQRYSNSSSTRKFADGVLPQKPSTAEAVKDSSAKSSVPSASTRPGIRYPTRR
- a CDS encoding general secretion pathway protein GspK — translated: MDIHTPQNHTRPTRCSSGSALVAVFWIMAVLALAVFAAVRVVYYDSDVAASQLNGFEALQVAERGIAVAVNPAVEKGDPILDWYDEEQDISFSARITSEAARFNINVLLMRQDKQLLTDIFTDWGMDLQDAQALIDNLTDWIDEGDLAELNGAEVDWYEDQGRPNHPFNRPFYNLDEMRLVKGMDQLESLQPNWRNWFTIWSNGKLDLNEAPAELISSAVEVSIDDAEDFVDHILGPDLERDTEDDQKFQTLDEALVMLGVSEFQQQTVNPRVTVSDTTTRIVSDGRAGTVKRRITLIIRSRTAQPAILERKEEILP